The sequence TTTGGGTAAAATTGCTGATGGATATGGCCTGTTGCCAGGCGGGGTCATTAAGCTGACCATCCACCTGGGTAGGTGCACTTGAGAAAAATGCGTAAATCGTATCAGGTCTACTGACCTGGGCCAGGCAAGTAGCATAGCAAATGGCCCAAATCAGAAATGTGATAACGAAACGGCTCATACAAGCGGAGGTTAGTTGATGGGCATTCCCTCTGTCATTTCCTCATTGGGCTGCAGGAGGATGCGATCCCCGGTATCAAGTGCGCCAAACACCTCGACCGTGCCTTGGTTTTTCATGCCTGTTTTTACTTTTACCCATTTCAGCTTGCCCTCCACTACCTTTCCCACCGCTTTTCTGCGGAGGGTGGTCAATACAGCGCTGTGAGGTACCCATATACTTCCACCGGTGCGCTGAATGTTCAACTGTACTTCCGCAAAAAGCCCTGCATTCAACTCACTCTTTTGATTGTTTACAACAAATTCCCACATCTCTGTTCGGGTTTCCGGGTCGATGCTCCGGGCCCGCCTGTAAAAATCTGCTTTGAACAATGTCCCGGGGAAAGGATCTACTTTAAACGTCACAGCGTCCTCCGCTATAGAACTACCGGTCAGGGCTTCCGGTACCGGTACCTTTAACCGCAATTTTTGATTGTTTTCGATCACCAGCAAAGGGACACCATTATTCCCTCCGACCAGGTTTCCCGGATCGGTATTCCTTTGGGTGATCACTCCGTTGAAAGGCGCCCGGATGGTAAGATAATCCAGCAATTGTTGCTTTGCCCTAGCGGTATAATCTGCTGCCACCAGCCGGGTGCTGTCAGCCATAGCGTTGTTCTTTGCTTTGATCAGGTCGGATTCTGAAACCGTACCAGGCTTTCCGGAGGCTTTCACCAACCGCTCAAAGACATCCTTACTGCTCATGTAATCGGCACGGGCAGACTCTACCTCACTGCGGGCTTCAGCATAAGCTGCCTGTACTTCCGGTGCTTCTATTTTCACCAGGACCGCACCTTTTGATACTTTATCACCAATATCCACCCGTACCTGGTTTACATATCCCTGTACTCTGGCATTCATGCCCGCTTTCTCAAAGGCATGCAGCTCTGCCGGCAGTGTCAGGGCCTGTGGGGCATTTTGGTAACTCACCGTTATGGTTTCTACTTTTTTTGTCAGCCCCTCCTTGCTTTCCATGCTACTTTTTTCAGCTTTATTCGAACATGCTGAAACAATGGCCATATATAAAATTGGCAGGATGTATTTTTTCATTATGTTTTGATTTTGCGCTTTCTCCGGTTTCATATAAGTTTTATTACTGTCCGAAATAAGGACTCTGTTCATCATCCGGATCCAGTGATATGCTTTTGTAGTGTTTCCTTCCTATCAATTGCCAGTAAATGGCAGGAAGCATGAAGACAGTGGCAAATACTGAAAACAGCAATCCACCGATCACGGCTATCCCCAATGGAGCCGTTTGTTCGCCTCCCTCACCCAGTCCAAGCGCCATGGGGGTCATACCTGCTATCATAGCAATGGTGGTCATCAGTATAGGTCTCAACCGATCCTTTATTCCCTCCAGGTGCGGGTTTTGTCTTTGATCTTTCCGGTATTGCTCGGCTATGGTAACAAATAATATGGCATTGGCCACTGCCACACCTATGGCCATGATACTGCCCATAAAGGATTGAATGTTAAGCGTGCTCCCGCTTATCCAAATGAGAAGGAAGGAACCGGCTATTACGGCCGGTACAGTAGAAAGCACCGCGAAAGAGAGCCGGAACGACTGAAAATTGGCCGCCAGCAGCAGGAAGATCACGGCTACTGCCAACAAAAGGCCGGTACTCAGTTCATTGAAGGTTTGGGTGAGGGTTTCAGCGAGCCCTCTGAATTTCACACTCATTCCCGCAGGTGGATCGCCCATTGCTTTTAGTTCATTGCGCAGCGTTTTAATGGCTCCTCCCAGGTCTTTGTTGTGCAGGTTTCCCGTGATGGTAATGAACCGCTGCTGGTTGAGGCGGTCATATTCCCCGATCATGGTCGCCGGTTCCCATTTGCCCACATCACCTGCATAGACGGTTTTCCCGTTTTCCGATTTAAGCGGCACCCTTTCAATATCATCAGGTTGATCTATTAGGTATTGGGGAAATTCCACCTGCACCTGGTAAGCATGGCCCGATCCGGCATCCAGCCAGTAATTGGGTTGAGTGAAGCGGCTGGAAGAGGTGGAGGCTGTTACCGACCGGCTGATGTCTTCAATGGTAAGGCCCAACTGGCCGGCACGTACACGGTCATACTCCAGGTCGATGGAAGGATAGTTCAGTGGAATGCCAAACTGTACGTCCCGCATAAAAGATAATCCTTCTATTCTGTCCTTTATTGCTTCAGCAAATTTTCGTGATTCAGAAAGATTTTTACCCTGCACGGCAATTTCCACCGACGTATTGGCTCCCTGGCTCATCACCTGGTCTACCAGGTCGGCAGGTTCGAAAGAGAGGCGCATATCAGGTATGGCTTCCGCTATCCTTTTCCTGAGGGTCTCTTTGAGGACGTCCAGGTCTTGTCCTGTTTCTTTCAGCTTGATCTTGACAACTGCTTCGTGCGGGCCACCTGTCCAAAGAAAGA comes from Echinicola vietnamensis DSM 17526 and encodes:
- a CDS encoding efflux RND transporter periplasmic adaptor subunit, with the translated sequence MKKYILPILYMAIVSACSNKAEKSSMESKEGLTKKVETITVSYQNAPQALTLPAELHAFEKAGMNARVQGYVNQVRVDIGDKVSKGAVLVKIEAPEVQAAYAEARSEVESARADYMSSKDVFERLVKASGKPGTVSESDLIKAKNNAMADSTRLVAADYTARAKQQLLDYLTIRAPFNGVITQRNTDPGNLVGGNNGVPLLVIENNQKLRLKVPVPEALTGSSIAEDAVTFKVDPFPGTLFKADFYRRARSIDPETRTEMWEFVVNNQKSELNAGLFAEVQLNIQRTGGSIWVPHSAVLTTLRRKAVGKVVEGKLKWVKVKTGMKNQGTVEVFGALDTGDRILLQPNEEMTEGMPIN